One Cryptomeria japonica chromosome 9, Sugi_1.0, whole genome shotgun sequence genomic window carries:
- the LOC131059097 gene encoding uncharacterized protein LOC131059097 yields MREFSKRLSRWTTFINFHWFPSSHFSHFIEKSFRVLFSVQNRNLTATYSRSRDTIFTVKINAVRETMMGRRCSHCGQNGHNARTCPGRGVKLFGVRLDAGLNPTTSNILRKSSSTGNISPHSNSRVLPEQSISGSQGAGYVSDCVAPAKCRKKGVPWSEEEHRVFLMGLRAVGKGEWRAISKNFVTSRTPTQVASHAQKYFLRQSNLNKQKRRSSMFDTSPETCSSRVANFPLGRSRGLESMAGFSLEGMKMHARFGSVPCSLPLPFRSDIKPSVSSTILPAMDDKAALKLSIAVPSSAETSPNLKLSTFHPSCSNGCLHTAIGVV; encoded by the exons ATGCGCGAGTTTTCCAAGCGTTTATCTCGTTGGACGACATTTATCAACTTCCACTGGTTCCCCTCCtctcatttttctcattttattGAAAAATCTTTCAGAGTATTATTTTCTGTACAAAATCGAAATCTAACCGCTACATATAGCAGATCTAGAGACACCATTTTTACTGTGAAAATCAATGCGGTAAGGGAGACGATGATGGGGAGGAGGTGCTCTCACTGCGGCCAAAATGGGCATAATGCCAGGACATGTCCAGGGCGAGGAGTGAAGCTCTTTGGTGTCAGGCTGGACGCGGGTTTGAATCCCACCACCAGCAATATCCTGAGAAAGAGCTCCAGCACAGGAAATATCTCCCCTCATAGTAATTCGAGAGTATTGCCAGAGCAATCCATCTCGGGATCGCAAGGAGCTGGCTATGTGTCGGACTGCGTCGCCCCTGCAAAATGCAGAAAGAAAG GCGTGCCGTGGAGTGAAGAAGAGCACAGAGTGTTCCTGATGGGCTTGCGCGCCGTCGGGAAGGGGGAATGGAGGGCCATTTCGAAGAATTTCGTGACCAGCAGAACCCCCACGCAGGTGGCTAGCCACGCGCAGAAGTATTTCCTTAGGCAAAGTAATCTGAACAAACAGAAGCGCAGATCCAGCATGTTTGACACATCTCCAGAAACG TGTTCTTCACGCGTTGCCAATTTCCCGCTGGGGAGGTCTCGTGGTCTGGAATCCATGGCAGGATTTAGTTTAGAAGGAATGAAAATGCACGCTAGATTTGGCAGCGTTCCTTGTTCGTTGCCTCTTCCTTTCCGCAGTGATATTAAGCCCAGTGTGAGCTCCACGATATTACCGGCCATGGACGACAAAGCTGCGCTTAAGCTTAGCATTGCAGTTCCATCCTCTGCAGAGACTTCTCCAAATTTAAAGCTTTCAACTTTCCATCCGAGCTGCTCCAATGGCTGCCTTCACACTGCCATTGGAGTTGTTTAA